The genomic interval CCGGTTAGGTGAGCTACACTAACGCAGCAGAAATTTGTGAGGCTTTGCTATGAACACGAAACAGCTTGAGCTTTCGATCGATGAGCGCATCAAACTTGTCGAGGACTTGTGGGACAGCATCGCTGCGGAGCAGGAGGTGCTGCACCTCACCGACGAACAGAGGGCAGAGCTCGACCGATG from Pseudomonadota bacterium carries:
- a CDS encoding addiction module protein, with the translated sequence MNTKQLELSIDERIKLVEDLWDSIAAEQEVLHLTDEQRAELDRCLDTYEADGNRGRLATDAIAEIRSKL